One uncultured Hyphomonas sp. genomic region harbors:
- a CDS encoding pyrroline-5-carboxylate reductase dimerization domain-containing protein — protein MGASLLSRWVDVPGMSFSAVDPMATFPDSRVKMFKSADDIQGGPFDLLIIAVKPQMIANVIPDYLKFVTPDAPALSIAAGVSCQRLESIVGSRSVVRVMPNMPASVGKGVSGLLFNDKTSDNVKETARTMMRAAGSVVEVETEDGLDRFTAIAGSGPGFVFEIARAFMEAAKELGFDDSESRKLVLDTIAGTIEMASQSGKDLADLRNAVTSKAGATEAGLKLLNGNGELSRLMLATTQAAYKRTVELR, from the coding sequence ATGGGCGCTTCGCTGCTGTCCCGGTGGGTCGATGTGCCTGGCATGTCGTTCTCGGCGGTCGACCCAATGGCGACCTTTCCGGACTCGCGTGTGAAAATGTTCAAGTCAGCGGATGATATTCAGGGCGGGCCGTTTGACCTCCTGATCATCGCAGTGAAACCACAAATGATCGCTAACGTTATCCCGGACTATCTGAAGTTTGTAACGCCGGATGCGCCGGCGCTTTCCATCGCAGCAGGTGTTTCCTGCCAGCGTCTGGAGTCGATCGTGGGGTCGCGTTCTGTGGTCCGCGTGATGCCGAATATGCCTGCAAGCGTCGGCAAGGGCGTGAGTGGTCTGCTCTTCAATGACAAGACATCGGACAATGTAAAAGAAACAGCGCGTACGATGATGCGCGCTGCAGGTTCTGTCGTTGAGGTGGAGACTGAAGACGGCCTCGACAGGTTCACAGCCATTGCGGGTAGCGGGCCCGGATTCGTCTTCGAGATCGCCCGCGCCTTCATGGAAGCTGCAAAGGAACTGGGTTTCGATGACAGCGAATCCCGGAAGCTCGTTCTGGACACGATTGCGGGTACGATAGAGATGGCCAGCCAGTCCGGCAAAGACCTGGCCGACCTTCGAAACGCTGTCACGAGTAAGGCAGGGGCCACCGAGGCTGGCTTAAAACTACTGAATGGCAATGGCGAGCTTTCCAGATTAATGCTTGCAACGACACAAGCTGCGTACAAGCGCACTGTGGAGTTGCGGTAG
- a CDS encoding GtrA family protein has translation MTVRELVFRYTAFAAIATLVNLGTQRLVLAFGTDALFYAAAVAAGTLTGLVVKYILDKRWIFGDMQTGLKAHGRKFTLYTIMGVFTTAIFWSSETAFWFIWKTDLMREVGAIAGLAVGYFVKYQLDRRFVFSSAQLATDGSDS, from the coding sequence GTGACGGTCCGCGAACTTGTCTTCCGATACACAGCGTTTGCCGCGATTGCGACGCTGGTGAACCTGGGAACTCAACGTCTGGTCCTGGCCTTTGGAACCGACGCATTATTCTATGCCGCGGCAGTCGCCGCCGGTACATTGACCGGACTGGTGGTCAAATACATTCTCGATAAACGCTGGATCTTCGGCGACATGCAAACCGGGTTGAAAGCCCACGGCCGGAAATTCACTCTGTATACGATCATGGGTGTTTTCACGACAGCCATTTTCTGGTCGTCTGAAACGGCCTTCTGGTTCATCTGGAAAACAGACCTCATGCGCGAAGTCGGCGCCATCGCCGGCCTGGCCGTTGGATATTTTGTCAAATACCAGCTCGACCGGCGCTTTGTTTTCTCATCCGCTCAACTGGCCACCGACGGATCGGACTCATGA
- a CDS encoding TonB-dependent receptor plug domain-containing protein yields the protein MKQKLKSSVKFCLSALMAATVVQSALAEPEPEGGDTRRLETIRVEGQAVDALTSDIAVDFAEFGTQVQLISSEEIETGGFTNFGELASGLIRGANIGYSPDEGEFTIRIDGGTDRDTLLLVDGVPYFDRSSPLEDLWPATAIDPRMIESVEVYRGGNSLYFGSNGGLGVVSVRTKEPDGTTKGQFGVYTGAFKTREIYGNMSFPLDKDGKHSILVFGRSYETDAHELFDKEAYGDNVLALGGRHEFPYSYNSLGLKYLWQIGPDTEFRAGATYSTIDFRDSFPQSTVFQPNFTEFPIYNAAFKHRFNDKLKIDVEAHYQDPQLKNNEIDARICQIPRLGDLPADIQALAADQGITGFSTAASYEAFAASVPGLPAGCVTNPYGSAGSAGDDNWNGGSSFYINQDPDSPFYGQPYGTLDNPFPIGAPMGYVVQSTASFGDGGLTKGFGTTDQRESGYVDYGFNARATYTLNDYVEIVAGVQNTSYKDNSDDSFGVRDVKLTSTGVYGDLRLSLPVLEGFSGSFAARQDFNDNFDDQSVWKVGLRQNFGHGLYARGSGGTSYSLPKIDEIGAFGAGANINPGLQPQEVDAFNVGAGIDGDIFGGTYNVELGYFETDIKNLFSSRAVGAVCLEYANDLANPLFDNLTNDTAAIEQNRRNIIAPDDFCRTAASGLSDPGESVAVNALANQDIKGFTIDLAFDFDKWQADFSYTNMESLEPNPAYGTLARLDGTATDLDFIIPGHAGHSEFRQSSERPEWTLSGLVTYTPNENWVFSLNPRWQGPEWAYAGTSLARLVDENGDRVVEDMNFGDYFVLNGSVQYFLGEEKRHRFLIRGVNLLGKDYFERASGGSTYTRDRAVVRGEIGPNDSAYYRQYGWNGKPRSFWIQYEYSF from the coding sequence ATGAAACAGAAATTGAAAAGCAGCGTAAAATTCTGCTTGAGCGCACTGATGGCGGCAACCGTTGTCCAGTCTGCGCTTGCTGAACCGGAGCCGGAAGGGGGCGATACGCGCCGGCTCGAAACAATCCGCGTCGAAGGCCAAGCCGTCGATGCTCTGACATCTGACATTGCTGTCGACTTTGCCGAGTTCGGCACACAGGTCCAGCTGATCAGCTCGGAAGAGATTGAGACAGGCGGCTTCACAAACTTCGGCGAACTCGCATCGGGCCTGATCCGTGGTGCGAATATTGGTTATTCGCCGGACGAAGGCGAATTCACCATCCGCATCGACGGCGGCACCGACCGTGACACCCTTCTCCTCGTGGATGGCGTTCCGTATTTCGACCGCTCGTCTCCGCTGGAAGACCTCTGGCCTGCAACCGCCATCGACCCGCGCATGATCGAAAGCGTGGAAGTCTACCGGGGTGGCAACAGCCTTTATTTCGGATCGAACGGTGGCCTCGGCGTCGTCAGCGTCCGCACCAAGGAGCCGGATGGCACGACCAAGGGGCAGTTTGGTGTCTATACCGGCGCATTCAAGACCCGCGAAATTTACGGCAACATGTCCTTCCCGCTCGATAAGGACGGCAAGCACTCCATCCTCGTCTTTGGCCGCTCCTATGAAACGGACGCACATGAGCTGTTCGACAAGGAAGCCTATGGGGATAACGTTCTGGCCCTCGGCGGCCGTCACGAGTTTCCTTACAGCTATAACAGTCTCGGCCTGAAATACCTCTGGCAGATCGGGCCGGACACTGAATTCCGTGCCGGCGCAACCTACTCGACCATCGACTTCCGGGATTCCTTCCCGCAAAGCACCGTGTTCCAGCCGAACTTCACGGAATTCCCGATCTACAATGCCGCCTTCAAGCATCGCTTCAATGACAAGCTGAAGATCGACGTTGAAGCCCACTACCAGGATCCACAGCTGAAGAACAACGAGATCGACGCCCGTATCTGTCAGATCCCGCGGCTTGGCGACCTGCCCGCAGACATTCAGGCACTTGCAGCCGATCAGGGTATCACCGGCTTTTCCACAGCGGCTTCGTATGAGGCCTTCGCGGCGTCCGTACCGGGGCTCCCGGCCGGCTGTGTCACCAACCCTTATGGCAGTGCCGGCAGCGCTGGCGACGACAACTGGAATGGCGGCAGCAGCTTCTACATCAACCAGGATCCGGACAGCCCGTTCTATGGCCAGCCTTACGGCACGCTGGACAATCCGTTCCCGATTGGCGCACCGATGGGCTACGTCGTCCAATCTACCGCGTCCTTCGGCGACGGCGGCCTGACGAAAGGCTTCGGCACGACCGACCAGCGGGAATCGGGATATGTCGACTACGGCTTTAACGCCCGCGCGACGTATACCTTGAACGACTATGTCGAAATCGTCGCCGGTGTTCAGAACACCAGCTACAAGGACAATTCCGACGACTCCTTCGGCGTACGCGATGTCAAACTGACCAGCACAGGCGTCTATGGCGACCTGCGCCTGTCCCTGCCAGTCCTTGAAGGCTTCAGCGGATCCTTTGCGGCACGTCAGGACTTCAACGATAATTTCGACGATCAATCTGTCTGGAAAGTCGGCTTGCGTCAGAATTTTGGTCACGGCCTCTATGCCCGTGGATCAGGCGGCACCTCCTATAGCCTTCCAAAGATCGATGAAATCGGCGCTTTCGGCGCCGGTGCGAACATCAATCCTGGCCTGCAGCCACAGGAAGTCGATGCGTTCAACGTGGGTGCCGGTATCGATGGGGACATCTTCGGCGGCACATACAACGTCGAGCTTGGCTACTTCGAGACAGACATCAAGAACCTGTTCTCAAGCCGCGCGGTTGGAGCTGTCTGCCTTGAATACGCCAACGACCTTGCCAATCCGCTGTTCGACAACCTCACCAATGATACAGCCGCGATTGAGCAGAACCGCCGCAACATCATTGCACCGGATGACTTCTGCCGGACAGCCGCAAGCGGCCTGTCCGACCCCGGAGAGTCGGTTGCCGTGAATGCCCTGGCAAACCAGGACATCAAGGGTTTCACCATCGACTTGGCTTTCGATTTCGACAAATGGCAGGCCGACTTCAGCTATACTAATATGGAATCGCTGGAGCCAAACCCCGCGTACGGAACCCTCGCCCGGCTGGACGGCACAGCGACTGACCTTGACTTCATCATCCCCGGTCATGCGGGTCACTCGGAGTTCCGTCAGTCCTCAGAACGCCCTGAGTGGACGCTGTCTGGTCTGGTGACCTACACGCCAAACGAGAACTGGGTGTTCTCGCTGAACCCGCGCTGGCAAGGCCCGGAATGGGCCTATGCCGGCACCAGCCTCGCCCGTCTCGTAGATGAGAATGGGGATCGTGTTGTGGAAGACATGAACTTCGGTGACTATTTCGTCCTCAACGGTTCGGTCCAGTACTTCCTGGGTGAAGAAAAGCGCCACCGTTTCCTGATCCGCGGCGTGAACCTTCTGGGTAAAGATTACTTCGAGCGCGCCTCCGGTGGCTCGACCTATACCCGCGACAGGGCGGTTGTTCGTGGCGAGATCGGCCCGAATGACAGCGCCTATTACCGGCAGTACGGCTGGAACGGTAAGCCTCGGTCCTTCTGGATCCAGTACGAGTACTCGTTCTAA
- a CDS encoding FAD-binding oxidoreductase — translation MKLSGWGRYPTVECETGSPRSEADLEELVRSGPVIARGNGRSYGDSSLNSHMTIDMRRMSRMLSFDEANGQLTAEAGVLLADIISTFLPRGWFPAVTPGTKFVTVGGMIAADVHGKNHHKDGAFSSFLDWIDILGSDGDIRRCSREENPDLFEWTIGGMGLTGIILRAAFRLRPVESGWIRQTTIPAENLAAAIDIFERSADSTYSVAWIDCLSTGASLGRSLVYLGEHAAHADLPRKQLQAPFQTPRKRKLTVPLDAPGFALNRWTVKAFNEVYYRAGRSKTGTQLVDWDTYFYPLDAILKWNRIYGRKGFAQFQCVIPLEQSKEGMQALLEAISAAGQGSFLSVLKRFGAQESRFSFPMEGYTLALDFPVNRRSLDLMNRLDEITIAHGGRFYLAKDSRLKAETLAKSDERVSDFREMRKSTSAAETFSSAQSDRLVL, via the coding sequence ATGAAATTATCCGGTTGGGGGCGGTATCCGACAGTCGAGTGCGAGACCGGTTCGCCGCGAAGTGAAGCAGACCTGGAAGAGCTTGTCCGGTCAGGTCCGGTGATTGCCCGGGGAAATGGCCGCTCCTACGGCGACAGTTCCCTGAACAGTCACATGACCATCGACATGCGCCGCATGAGCCGGATGTTGTCCTTCGATGAGGCAAACGGCCAACTGACCGCCGAAGCCGGCGTACTCCTTGCCGACATCATCTCAACCTTCCTGCCACGCGGCTGGTTCCCGGCCGTTACGCCCGGCACGAAATTCGTCACTGTCGGCGGCATGATCGCAGCAGACGTGCACGGCAAGAACCACCATAAGGACGGCGCATTCAGCTCTTTCCTGGACTGGATCGATATTCTGGGCTCCGACGGAGATATCCGGCGCTGTTCAAGAGAAGAGAACCCGGATCTGTTTGAGTGGACGATTGGCGGCATGGGGCTCACCGGCATCATCCTCAGGGCGGCCTTTCGTCTCCGCCCCGTCGAGTCCGGCTGGATCCGCCAGACGACCATCCCCGCGGAAAACCTCGCCGCTGCCATCGATATTTTCGAACGATCCGCAGACTCCACCTATTCGGTCGCCTGGATTGATTGCCTGAGCACCGGCGCTTCGCTCGGCCGCTCCCTCGTTTATCTTGGTGAGCACGCCGCCCATGCAGATCTTCCGCGGAAGCAGCTGCAAGCCCCCTTTCAGACGCCCAGAAAACGGAAGCTGACCGTTCCGCTGGATGCGCCCGGTTTCGCCCTGAACCGATGGACCGTGAAAGCCTTCAACGAAGTCTACTATCGCGCAGGGCGCTCTAAAACCGGAACGCAACTAGTGGACTGGGACACCTATTTCTATCCGCTGGACGCCATTCTCAAGTGGAACCGCATCTATGGACGTAAAGGGTTCGCCCAGTTCCAATGCGTTATCCCGCTGGAGCAGTCCAAAGAGGGCATGCAGGCGCTACTTGAAGCCATCAGCGCGGCAGGCCAGGGATCCTTTCTGTCGGTGCTGAAGCGCTTCGGTGCACAGGAGAGCCGTTTCTCCTTCCCGATGGAAGGTTATACCCTGGCGCTCGATTTCCCGGTCAATCGCCGAAGCCTCGACCTCATGAACCGGCTGGATGAGATCACCATCGCTCATGGCGGTCGCTTCTACCTGGCCAAGGACTCCCGCCTGAAAGCAGAAACCCTGGCGAAATCAGACGAGCGCGTGAGCGATTTCAGGGAAATGCGGAAATCTACCTCTGCGGCGGAAACCTTTTCCTCAGCCCAATCGGATAGGCTTGTCCTGTGA
- a CDS encoding TetR/AcrR family transcriptional regulator encodes MTGSRQKPATSKQSQTEGRSAALDGVELETKVSPSQNRARNTFETILSIAGTLLSEVGFERLSTNMICKRAGLTPPALYRYFPNKYAILHELGRRLMEAQDQAVFAWIRGGGLNTHTFEETVESTLRLQKEVNEITKAFPGGAWVVRVMRVIPALKEVRLESRELVAEEVLDALRKTLPGIAEERLATATRLTIELMFSATEMAIEDPEQEDNITREVCFIVASYHDRLRKGL; translated from the coding sequence ATGACCGGATCCAGGCAAAAGCCGGCGACCTCCAAACAGTCTCAGACGGAGGGGCGCTCCGCGGCACTGGATGGCGTTGAACTGGAAACCAAGGTTTCTCCTTCTCAGAACCGGGCGCGGAATACGTTTGAAACCATCCTCTCCATTGCAGGAACGCTTCTTTCAGAAGTGGGCTTTGAACGCCTATCGACCAATATGATCTGCAAACGGGCAGGCCTGACGCCTCCTGCTCTCTACCGGTATTTTCCGAACAAATACGCCATCCTGCATGAACTAGGACGCCGGCTCATGGAGGCTCAGGACCAGGCAGTCTTCGCCTGGATTCGCGGAGGCGGCCTGAACACTCACACCTTCGAAGAAACCGTTGAAAGCACCCTTCGCCTGCAAAAAGAGGTGAACGAAATTACCAAGGCATTTCCCGGCGGCGCATGGGTTGTTCGCGTTATGCGCGTCATCCCCGCGCTGAAGGAGGTCCGCCTGGAGTCACGTGAGCTGGTCGCCGAAGAAGTGCTCGACGCGCTCCGCAAGACCTTGCCTGGAATTGCGGAAGAACGGCTCGCAACAGCGACCAGACTGACAATCGAACTCATGTTCTCCGCGACCGAGATGGCAATTGAGGACCCCGAACAGGAAGACAACATCACGCGGGAAGTCTGCTTTATTGTCGCGAGCTACCACGACCGATTGAGGAAGGGGCTCTGA
- a CDS encoding UbiA family prenyltransferase encodes MANSDRSPMDGDQRSAGSDVLIGELADNGTMPVLVVDLDGTLIRTDMLAESFWAACSSDILTPIKLIPKFLKGRAALKRDLSAKARFDPVTLPYNQAVIDYILAWKKRGGRTALVSASDENIVRAIGEHLGIFDEVHGSDGKLNLKGSRKAQFLTERFGEAGYAYMGDSRADIPVWKSAAKAITVNAGRSLRSAAEAACQQADHIATNSKSLRPILKAIRPHQWLKNMLVFIPMIAGHRIDATTLLQSSLAFVCFSLIASSVYLLNDLLDLSADRAHPRKHRRPLASGDLPLIHGTLLAPVLLMAGIGLGTILGPPFLVVMAGYYTVTMAYSFFLKRRVLIDIVTLAGLYTIRILAGSAATGIVLSFWLLAFSVFLFFALASVKRQAELVDSASRDVLKPSGRGYIIDDLPVVSQMATSSGFVSVLVLALYLNSPAVSALYSQPAALWGLCLILLFWINRMVMVAHRGGMHDDPIVFAVKDRTSLVCGALGVACAAAGVLL; translated from the coding sequence ATGGCGAATTCTGACCGCTCCCCCATGGACGGCGATCAGCGAAGCGCGGGGTCTGATGTGTTGATCGGCGAACTGGCTGACAACGGCACAATGCCCGTTCTGGTCGTAGATCTGGATGGCACACTGATCCGCACTGACATGCTGGCCGAATCCTTCTGGGCGGCATGCTCTTCCGATATCCTGACACCCATCAAGCTGATACCGAAATTCCTTAAAGGCCGCGCGGCACTCAAGCGCGACCTGTCGGCAAAAGCCCGGTTTGATCCGGTCACCCTCCCCTACAACCAGGCCGTCATCGACTATATTCTTGCGTGGAAGAAACGTGGTGGCCGCACCGCGCTTGTTTCCGCCTCAGATGAAAACATCGTCCGCGCCATCGGTGAACATCTGGGAATATTCGACGAAGTCCATGGCTCGGACGGCAAGTTGAATCTGAAGGGCAGCCGTAAAGCACAATTCCTGACTGAGCGGTTCGGCGAAGCTGGCTATGCCTATATGGGCGACAGCAGAGCGGACATTCCGGTTTGGAAATCAGCTGCCAAGGCAATCACCGTAAATGCCGGCCGCTCTTTGCGGAGCGCCGCTGAAGCGGCCTGCCAACAGGCCGACCATATTGCCACGAACTCCAAATCTCTCCGTCCAATTCTGAAAGCGATCAGGCCACATCAATGGCTGAAGAACATGCTGGTCTTCATTCCGATGATCGCGGGTCACAGGATCGATGCCACGACTCTTCTACAGAGCAGCCTGGCTTTCGTTTGCTTCAGCCTGATCGCCTCGAGCGTCTATCTGCTGAATGACCTGCTGGACCTGTCGGCAGACCGGGCACACCCGCGCAAGCATCGCCGTCCGCTCGCCTCAGGTGACCTGCCGCTGATCCATGGCACGCTGCTCGCGCCGGTTCTCCTCATGGCCGGCATTGGTCTCGGCACCATCCTTGGACCTCCTTTCCTCGTGGTCATGGCAGGGTATTACACCGTCACCATGGCCTATTCCTTCTTCCTGAAGCGCAGAGTGCTGATTGACATTGTCACGCTTGCCGGCCTTTACACGATCCGCATTCTGGCAGGATCTGCCGCTACGGGGATCGTCCTCTCTTTCTGGCTTCTGGCATTCTCCGTGTTCCTCTTCTTCGCTCTGGCTTCGGTCAAGCGGCAGGCGGAACTGGTCGACAGCGCAAGCCGGGACGTGCTCAAGCCATCCGGCAGAGGTTATATCATCGACGACCTGCCGGTTGTTTCCCAAATGGCGACGAGCTCGGGTTTCGTTTCCGTCCTGGTTCTTGCGCTTTACCTGAATTCACCTGCGGTCAGCGCACTTTACAGCCAACCGGCAGCGCTGTGGGGTCTGTGCCTGATCCTGCTCTTCTGGATCAATCGCATGGTCATGGTCGCCCATAGAGGCGGCATGCACGACGACCCGATTGTGTTTGCCGTCAAGGACCGCACCAGCCTGGTTTGCGGCGCACTGGGCGTCGCTTGCGCGGCAGCCGGGGTGCTCCTGTGA
- a CDS encoding MarR family transcriptional regulator encodes MHSKKLSKDTGLTAPQLLVLQSVAAAERAKPSDIARQVHLSQATITSIVDRLVRAGLVVRERNEHDRRSLEVVITGKGTQRLVGAPELLQEGFQSAFDHLPDWEKSMLVSSMQKVAFMMDADNLDVAPILEVGDLSETEN; translated from the coding sequence ATGCACTCCAAAAAGCTGTCGAAGGATACGGGGCTGACCGCGCCTCAGCTTCTTGTGCTGCAGAGCGTAGCGGCTGCCGAGCGCGCTAAACCCAGCGACATTGCGCGCCAGGTTCACCTCTCACAGGCCACTATTACCTCAATTGTTGACCGGCTTGTACGCGCAGGTCTCGTTGTGCGTGAAAGGAACGAGCACGATCGCCGCAGCCTTGAGGTCGTCATCACCGGCAAGGGCACGCAGCGCCTCGTCGGAGCGCCGGAACTGCTTCAGGAGGGATTCCAGTCGGCATTCGACCATCTTCCGGACTGGGAGAAATCCATGCTGGTCTCCAGCATGCAGAAAGTTGCGTTCATGATGGACGCCGACAATCTGGATGTCGCGCCAATACTTGAGGTCGGTGACCTCAGCGAGACAGAGAACTAG
- the proB gene encoding glutamate 5-kinase, producing MPKSKRIVIKIGSSLLANEELLTPRWAFIQQLLSDVKTLRDQGYEVLICSSGAVALGLSTIGESPETAGLRDKQAAAACGMPILLNAYKQVAHEYSFDIAQVLVTLKDLEDRRRFLNTKNTVHRLIRAGITPIVNENDSITTEEIRVGDNDRLAAKVAQMVQAETLIILTSVDGLYDRNPDEPGAQLVEIVNDVNEFLEVTKSVSSLGTGGMLTKMQAANMAQNSGCTTLIGNGEAENPVTSLLDGSRKHTRCVAHDKPATDWTAWLTDRLQMAGSIVVPAEAAEALCSGERGLLRQDIQSIQGTFVRGDVLHIYDENGNERARGLANFTAEETIILARNKEIPAKQLLGFQTNATIVSRDNIVVLDGRHIQWDTPPEDELEQIQDT from the coding sequence GTGCCAAAATCGAAGCGTATTGTCATCAAGATCGGATCCAGCCTGCTGGCGAATGAAGAACTGCTCACACCGCGCTGGGCCTTCATTCAGCAACTGCTGAGCGACGTGAAGACGCTCCGGGATCAGGGATATGAAGTTCTGATCTGTTCATCGGGAGCTGTCGCACTGGGACTGAGCACAATTGGCGAGTCCCCTGAAACCGCCGGCCTCAGAGACAAGCAGGCTGCAGCCGCGTGCGGAATGCCCATCCTTCTGAACGCCTACAAGCAGGTCGCCCACGAATACAGTTTCGACATTGCTCAGGTGCTTGTCACCCTGAAGGACCTGGAAGACCGCCGCCGGTTCCTGAACACGAAGAATACAGTACACAGACTAATCCGAGCCGGCATTACGCCGATTGTGAACGAGAACGACTCCATCACGACGGAAGAAATCCGGGTCGGTGACAATGATCGCCTTGCGGCGAAGGTAGCCCAAATGGTTCAGGCAGAAACGCTGATCATCCTGACCAGTGTTGACGGCCTCTACGATCGAAACCCAGATGAGCCGGGCGCGCAGCTGGTCGAAATTGTCAACGATGTGAACGAGTTTCTGGAAGTGACGAAAAGCGTCAGCAGTCTGGGCACCGGCGGGATGCTCACCAAAATGCAGGCTGCCAATATGGCGCAGAACTCGGGCTGCACGACATTGATCGGCAATGGCGAGGCGGAAAACCCAGTCACTTCCCTTCTCGATGGTTCGCGCAAGCACACGCGGTGTGTCGCGCATGACAAGCCGGCAACAGACTGGACGGCATGGTTGACCGACCGCCTGCAGATGGCCGGTAGCATCGTGGTCCCGGCAGAAGCGGCGGAAGCCCTGTGCAGCGGAGAACGCGGCCTGCTGCGGCAGGACATACAATCGATCCAGGGCACATTCGTGCGGGGTGACGTTCTGCACATCTATGACGAAAACGGCAACGAACGGGCCCGCGGCCTGGCCAACTTCACCGCGGAAGAGACGATTATTCTGGCGAGGAACAAGGAAATTCCAGCCAAGCAACTATTAGGCTTTCAGACAAATGCGACCATCGTCAGCCGCGACAATATCGTGGTTCTGGATGGCCGGCACATCCAATGGGATACGCCGCCTGAAGACGAACTGGAGCAGATACAGGACACCTAG
- the putP gene encoding sodium/proline symporter PutP: MNHEALISLAVYFVLMLAIGLYAYRKSTSDVSEYMLGGRQLHPAVGALSAGASDMSGWMLMGLPGAVFVSGFSAAWIAVGLVIGAYLNYLFVAPRLRVYTELADDAITIPDFFEKRFHDKSRMLRVLSSVVIVIFFTLYTSAGVVAGGKLFEASFGLDYQLGLFLTAGVVVAYTLFGGFLAVSLTDFVQGCIMFVALILVPVVSFIVLRNEGDWAPAVASLDPGYFGMWPKGMTVMGVISLLAWGLGYFGQPHIIVRFMAIRSLKDIATARYIGMSWMIVTVIGAVLTGIAGYAYTYAHGTPVDDPETIFIILSQILFHPLVAGFLLAAILAAIMSTISSQLLVSSSSLTEDFYKTFLRKEASQGELVAVGRISVLVVSLIAIGLAFDRSSNILSLVGNAWAGFGAAFGPIILLSLYWRGLTRDGALAGMIVGAVTVLFWLYAPIEINGKSLSDILYEIVPGFVFSGIAAIVVSVVGRDVLPHVAHRFGEMEKAMDAD; the protein is encoded by the coding sequence ATGAACCACGAAGCTCTGATTTCTCTCGCTGTATATTTTGTCCTGATGCTGGCCATCGGTCTTTATGCATACCGGAAGTCCACAAGTGATGTTTCCGAATACATGCTGGGTGGGCGTCAGTTGCATCCTGCGGTCGGTGCGCTTTCCGCCGGTGCATCAGATATGAGCGGTTGGATGCTGATGGGGCTGCCGGGAGCAGTGTTCGTGTCTGGCTTTAGCGCCGCCTGGATTGCGGTAGGGCTCGTGATTGGCGCCTACCTCAACTATCTGTTCGTCGCGCCGCGCCTGAGGGTCTACACAGAGCTGGCTGACGACGCGATCACCATTCCCGACTTTTTCGAGAAACGTTTCCACGACAAGTCACGCATGCTGCGCGTATTGTCCTCGGTCGTGATTGTTATTTTCTTCACGCTGTACACCTCTGCAGGTGTTGTTGCAGGTGGCAAGCTTTTCGAGGCATCGTTTGGGCTTGATTACCAGCTTGGACTGTTCCTGACCGCCGGGGTTGTTGTGGCCTACACGCTGTTTGGCGGCTTCCTTGCGGTCAGCCTGACGGACTTCGTACAGGGGTGCATCATGTTCGTTGCCCTGATCCTCGTGCCGGTCGTGTCATTCATTGTCCTGCGGAATGAAGGCGACTGGGCTCCGGCGGTGGCTTCCTTGGATCCTGGCTATTTTGGCATGTGGCCGAAGGGCATGACCGTGATGGGGGTGATCTCATTGCTTGCCTGGGGGCTTGGTTATTTTGGCCAGCCGCACATCATTGTCCGGTTCATGGCGATCCGGTCCCTCAAGGATATTGCCACGGCCCGCTATATCGGGATGAGCTGGATGATCGTGACGGTGATTGGCGCAGTGCTGACGGGGATCGCAGGCTATGCCTACACCTATGCGCATGGCACGCCGGTCGACGACCCGGAGACGATTTTCATCATCCTCTCCCAGATCCTGTTCCACCCGCTTGTGGCAGGGTTCCTGCTGGCGGCCATTCTTGCGGCAATCATGAGTACGATTTCATCGCAATTGCTGGTGTCTTCCAGCTCGCTGACGGAGGATTTCTACAAGACGTTCCTTCGCAAGGAAGCGAGCCAGGGCGAGCTGGTCGCTGTAGGCCGGATTTCGGTGCTTGTGGTTTCACTGATCGCGATCGGATTGGCGTTTGACCGGTCAAGCAACATTCTGTCGCTTGTCGGAAATGCCTGGGCCGGATTTGGCGCAGCCTTTGGTCCGATTATCCTGCTAAGCCTGTATTGGCGGGGCCTTACCCGCGATGGTGCACTGGCCGGAATGATTGTGGGGGCGGTTACAGTGCTTTTCTGGCTCTACGCACCGATCGAGATCAATGGGAAGTCGCTGTCCGATATTCTCTACGAGATCGTGCCGGGTTTCGTGTTCAGCGGAATTGCGGCCATCGTCGTCAGTGTCGTCGGCCGGGATGTGTTGCCCCATGTCGCCCATCGCTTCGGCGAAATGGAAAAAGCCATGGATGCCGACTGA